A genomic segment from Tindallia californiensis encodes:
- a CDS encoding DEAD/DEAH box helicase, with translation MKLFNELGIGKETLKALENMGFEEATPIQTSTIPLLMEGKDVIGQAQTGTGKTAAFGVPMVEMLDPAEGMVQGLVVAPTRELAVQVAEEINRIGQIKKIRALPIYGGQEIGRQIKSLKNKPHIVVGTPGRLMDHMRRKTIRMEKISMVVLDEADEMLNMGFIEDIETILKEVPTERQTLLFSATMPKPIQKLGEQFMQNPELIRTKAKEMTVDLTEQSYIEIMERKKFDVLCNLLDIQSPELGIIFGRTKKRVDELYEALQKRGYSAEAIHGDLTQSRRDQVMRRFKQGQVELLVATDVAARGLDISGVTHVYNFDIPQDPESYVHRVGRTGRAGKTGEAITFVTSREMDHLRSIEQSIKKKILRKSAPTLSDALEGQQRTAVENLLQIIENKEYLPYQEVARELLEENDSTLMVAAALKLITKEPVTIPVKITEQEPLRRSRKSSGGYKGSKSGSKGGYKGGKPGGKSRWNSGNSRKKTDNRGKSQSKNKW, from the coding sequence ATGAAATTATTTAATGAACTTGGTATTGGGAAAGAAACACTTAAGGCTTTGGAAAATATGGGATTTGAGGAAGCGACTCCTATACAGACATCCACGATCCCTCTTTTAATGGAAGGAAAAGACGTTATTGGTCAGGCTCAGACTGGAACGGGGAAAACCGCTGCTTTTGGTGTGCCTATGGTTGAAATGCTGGACCCAGCAGAAGGCATGGTGCAGGGATTGGTGGTTGCGCCTACAAGAGAACTGGCGGTTCAGGTAGCGGAAGAAATCAATCGTATTGGACAAATAAAAAAAATAAGAGCCCTGCCGATCTATGGAGGACAGGAAATTGGGCGACAAATCAAATCCTTAAAAAACAAGCCCCACATTGTAGTGGGAACACCTGGGCGTTTGATGGATCATATGCGTCGCAAGACGATTCGGATGGAAAAAATATCCATGGTCGTATTGGACGAAGCGGATGAAATGTTGAACATGGGTTTCATTGAAGACATTGAGACTATCTTGAAAGAAGTGCCTACAGAACGACAGACCTTATTGTTTTCAGCTACAATGCCGAAGCCTATTCAAAAGCTGGGTGAGCAGTTTATGCAAAATCCGGAACTTATTCGGACAAAGGCGAAGGAAATGACCGTAGATCTTACGGAACAAAGTTATATTGAAATAATGGAGCGGAAAAAATTTGATGTTCTTTGCAACTTGCTGGACATACAATCTCCGGAATTAGGTATTATTTTTGGCAGAACCAAAAAACGTGTAGACGAACTATATGAAGCCCTTCAAAAGAGAGGTTACTCAGCGGAGGCTATTCATGGCGACTTGACCCAATCTCGAAGAGATCAGGTAATGAGACGTTTTAAACAAGGTCAGGTTGAATTGCTGGTAGCAACCGATGTCGCGGCACGTGGCTTAGATATTAGTGGTGTCACTCATGTATATAATTTTGATATTCCGCAGGATCCGGAAAGTTATGTTCATCGGGTAGGTCGGACAGGACGAGCAGGGAAAACGGGAGAAGCCATCACTTTTGTCACATCACGAGAAATGGATCACCTTAGAAGTATTGAGCAGAGCATTAAGAAAAAAATTCTTCGAAAATCAGCTCCGACCTTGTCAGACGCTTTGGAAGGTCAGCAACGAACAGCGGTAGAAAACTTGCTGCAAATTATAGAGAATAAAGAGTACTTGCCTTATCAGGAAGTGGCAAGAGAGCTATTGGAAGAAAATGACTCTACCTTGATGGTGGCGGCCGCTTTGAAATTAATTACGAAAGAACCGGTGACGATTCCTGTAAAAATCACTGAGCAGGAACCTCTTCGGAGAAGTCGAAAAAGCAGTGGCGGCTATAAAGGATCAAAAAGTGGCTCTAAAGGTGGCTACAAAGGCGGAAAACCTGGAGGAAAAAGCAGGTGGAATTCAGGTAACAGCCGAAAAAAGACCGATAACAGAGGGAAGTCTCAATCAAAAAATAAATGGTAG
- the rpmE gene encoding 50S ribosomal protein L31: MKKGIHPEYNEVQVHCACGNDFKTRSTKEEIRVEICSDCHPFYTGKQKTMEKGGRVEKFKKKYGV; this comes from the coding sequence ATGAAAAAGGGAATTCATCCGGAGTATAATGAAGTGCAGGTGCATTGTGCTTGTGGAAACGATTTTAAAACTCGGTCTACAAAAGAAGAAATTCGTGTTGAAATTTGCTCAGATTGCCATCCATTTTACACTGGTAAACAAAAAACCATGGAAAAAGGCGGTCGTGTTGAAAAATTCAAAAAGAAATATGGTGTGTAG
- the glpX gene encoding class II fructose-bisphosphatase, with protein MDRNLALDLVRVTETAALRAAKFMGRGDKNAADQAGVDGMRRMFDTIDIDGIVVIGEGEMDEAPMLYIGEAVGKGGPHSPKVDIAVDPVEGTTSVANGMPNSISVIAMAPRGCLLNAPDMYMDKIAVGPKAAPYVDLGAPVEENLKATAGALGKSIQDLTIAILNRDRHAGIIEECRRAGARIKLFENGDVDAAVATCVEETGVDMLLGIGGAPEGVIAAAALKCMGGNFQGQLVPFEEEEEERCEKMGIDVSKILTLDDMVKGPEAYFAATGISDGALLKGVNFIGNGMGKTHSVVMRSESGTIRFVEAIHNFNRKPLYAF; from the coding sequence ATGGATCGAAATCTAGCGTTGGATTTAGTGAGAGTGACGGAAACGGCCGCCTTAAGAGCTGCGAAGTTTATGGGGAGAGGCGATAAAAACGCGGCGGATCAGGCTGGGGTAGATGGTATGCGACGTATGTTTGATACGATTGATATTGACGGAATCGTAGTGATTGGTGAAGGCGAGATGGATGAAGCACCGATGCTTTATATCGGCGAAGCAGTAGGGAAAGGTGGACCTCATTCACCTAAGGTAGATATTGCCGTCGACCCTGTGGAAGGGACAACTAGTGTGGCCAATGGAATGCCTAATTCTATTTCGGTTATCGCCATGGCGCCGAGAGGCTGTTTGCTAAATGCACCGGATATGTACATGGATAAAATTGCGGTGGGGCCTAAAGCGGCACCATATGTTGATTTGGGTGCCCCGGTGGAAGAAAACCTTAAAGCGACGGCTGGAGCATTAGGTAAAAGCATTCAAGACTTAACCATAGCCATTTTGAATCGGGATCGTCATGCAGGGATTATTGAAGAGTGCCGAAGAGCTGGTGCGCGGATAAAGCTATTTGAAAACGGTGATGTGGATGCGGCAGTAGCAACCTGTGTCGAAGAGACGGGTGTGGATATGTTACTAGGTATTGGCGGAGCACCGGAAGGTGTTATTGCCGCTGCTGCACTGAAATGCATGGGTGGAAACTTCCAAGGTCAGTTAGTGCCGTTTGAAGAAGAAGAGGAAGAACGATGCGAAAAAATGGGAATAGATGTGTCTAAAATTTTAACCCTGGACGATATGGTAAAAGGGCCTGAAGCTTATTTTGCCGCAACAGGAATATCGGATGGAGCTTTACTGAAAGGCGTTAATTTTATCGGGAATGGGATGGGAAAAACTCATTCTGTGGTGATGCGTTCTGAAAGTGGTACCATTCGCTTTGTGGAAGCCATTCATAATTTCAATAGAAAGCCGCTTTATGCGTTTTAG
- a CDS encoding sodium-dependent transporter codes for MKQRENWGSRIGFIMAAAGSAVGLGNIWRFPYMAGDNGGGAFILIYLGFVFVIGLSVMIAEFAIGRRTGLAAVGAYKSYSDRWTFAGVIGVLSAFFIMGFYPVVGGWSLAYVFKSLTGLMSDAGAIGDAFGGFIGNPVEPLGWMLVFLVFNILIVAKGIAGGIEKAARILMPTLLVLLAFLTLRSVTLPGASAGLEFIFKPDFSEVSGQTLLAALGQAFFSLSLGMGCMITYGSYLSKKETLPNNALIVTALDVGVAILAGVAIFPALFSFGMEPTAGPGLVFVVVPIIFAEMGAIGPLFGAVFFIALTVAALTSSVSLLEVVVAYLIDQRGMERKKSVYSAGGIMIVTGILSSLSLGVMSGVTIFGVGFFDFFDILTDKIFLAIGGMLLAIFAGWVVKKEDLYDELTNSGEKEFGLFNIWYNLIKYVIPIAVAVVAVMGITDIEQTGLMIFGLAIIAILAIFSPKLS; via the coding sequence ATGAAACAAAGAGAAAACTGGGGATCCCGCATAGGTTTTATTATGGCGGCGGCTGGTTCAGCTGTTGGGTTGGGTAATATCTGGCGATTTCCATATATGGCAGGAGATAATGGTGGCGGTGCATTTATTTTAATTTATTTAGGTTTTGTATTTGTTATTGGACTTAGTGTAATGATTGCTGAATTTGCGATTGGCCGAAGAACAGGCCTGGCAGCCGTAGGTGCTTATAAAAGTTATAGTGACCGATGGACTTTTGCCGGTGTGATCGGAGTTCTTTCCGCCTTTTTCATCATGGGTTTTTATCCGGTGGTAGGCGGCTGGTCCTTGGCTTATGTATTTAAGTCTTTAACAGGTCTTATGTCCGATGCAGGTGCTATTGGTGATGCTTTTGGAGGGTTTATTGGCAATCCGGTAGAACCTTTAGGATGGATGCTTGTTTTTCTTGTTTTTAATATTCTGATTGTTGCGAAAGGGATTGCCGGTGGTATTGAAAAAGCAGCACGGATACTAATGCCAACCCTATTGGTGCTTTTAGCCTTTCTGACGCTTAGAAGTGTTACCCTTCCGGGCGCCAGTGCGGGTCTTGAATTTATTTTCAAACCAGACTTTTCGGAAGTTTCAGGGCAGACATTGCTGGCAGCACTTGGGCAAGCCTTTTTCTCTCTTAGTTTGGGAATGGGTTGTATGATTACTTACGGTAGTTATTTGAGTAAAAAAGAAACCCTGCCAAACAATGCGTTGATTGTAACGGCTCTTGACGTCGGAGTAGCTATTTTAGCAGGTGTTGCTATTTTTCCGGCCCTCTTCTCTTTTGGTATGGAGCCAACAGCTGGTCCTGGGCTTGTGTTCGTAGTAGTTCCAATCATTTTTGCGGAAATGGGTGCGATAGGCCCCTTGTTTGGAGCTGTTTTCTTTATTGCTCTGACCGTTGCGGCTTTGACTTCCTCCGTTTCTCTGCTGGAAGTAGTGGTTGCGTATCTTATTGATCAGCGAGGCATGGAAAGAAAGAAATCTGTCTATTCTGCTGGTGGAATTATGATCGTGACGGGAATTCTTTCCTCTCTTTCTCTGGGAGTAATGAGTGGAGTCACCATTTTTGGTGTAGGGTTCTTTGATTTCTTCGATATCCTGACGGATAAAATCTTCCTGGCGATTGGCGGAATGTTGCTGGCAATCTTTGCTGGATGGGTAGTTAAAAAAGAAGATCTATACGACGAACTGACTAATAGCGGTGAAAAAGAATTTGGATTATTCAACATCTGGTATAATTTGATCAAATACGTTATTCCTATTGCGGTTGCGGTTGTAGCTGTTATGGGAATTACAGACATCGAACAAACTGGCTTGATGATCTTTGGGCTAGCAATTATTGCTATCCTGGCAATTTTCTCACCAAAACTGTCCTAG
- the rho gene encoding transcription termination factor Rho translates to MDRKGLEEKKLQDLREIAKNIGIKNLARYRKQELIDLIMTAEGKKKTLVLPQHLSEEIPDGEEANKAQGILEIMQDGYGFLRSDNYLSGDADIYMSPSQIRRFSMKTGDLITGVTRPPKSGEKYKALLYVRKINGLDPEKASKRPSFEYLTPIYPQERLNLEYQNHDLSTRLIDLLAPIGKGQRGLIVSPPKAGKTILLQKIANSVAHNNPEVEIIVLLIDERPEEVTDMKRSIKGEVIYSTFDEMPSHHIKVAEMVLARAQRLVEHGKDVLVLLDSLTRLARAYNLTVPASGRTLSGGLDPAALHPPKKFFGAARKLEEAGSLTIMATALVDTGSRMDDVIYEEFKGTGNMELHLDRKLSEKRIFPAVDINRSGTRREELLLSQLELETIWRIRRALSNNSVQEVTETIIKLMTDSKDNREFIDMAGKKLL, encoded by the coding sequence TTGGATCGCAAGGGACTTGAAGAAAAAAAGCTCCAGGATTTACGTGAAATTGCAAAAAACATAGGCATTAAAAATCTCGCACGGTATCGAAAGCAGGAACTGATCGATTTAATCATGACGGCTGAAGGAAAGAAGAAAACCCTTGTGTTACCTCAACATCTTTCGGAAGAAATACCGGATGGAGAAGAGGCGAATAAGGCACAGGGAATCCTGGAGATCATGCAGGATGGATATGGATTTTTGCGAAGCGATAACTATCTGTCTGGAGATGCTGATATTTATATGTCCCCGTCTCAAATACGGAGATTCAGTATGAAAACCGGCGATTTAATTACAGGAGTTACGCGACCGCCTAAATCCGGCGAGAAGTATAAAGCGCTCTTATACGTTCGAAAAATAAATGGATTAGATCCGGAGAAAGCCAGCAAAAGACCTTCCTTTGAATACCTGACCCCCATTTATCCTCAGGAAAGGTTAAACCTTGAATATCAGAATCATGACCTGTCCACCCGCCTTATTGACCTTCTTGCACCGATTGGAAAAGGCCAACGCGGTCTCATCGTTTCTCCTCCAAAAGCAGGAAAAACCATTTTACTTCAGAAAATAGCTAATAGCGTAGCTCATAATAATCCGGAAGTAGAAATCATTGTGCTACTTATTGATGAACGGCCGGAAGAAGTGACGGATATGAAACGCTCGATCAAAGGAGAGGTGATTTATTCCACCTTTGATGAAATGCCAAGTCATCATATTAAAGTGGCCGAAATGGTATTAGCCCGTGCTCAACGTTTGGTAGAACATGGTAAAGATGTCCTTGTTTTATTGGACAGCCTTACCCGTTTGGCACGTGCATACAATTTAACCGTACCAGCTTCTGGCCGAACTTTATCCGGCGGGTTGGATCCGGCTGCTTTGCATCCACCCAAAAAGTTTTTTGGTGCGGCACGAAAACTGGAAGAGGCAGGAAGCCTTACGATTATGGCTACAGCCCTAGTGGATACGGGAAGTCGTATGGATGATGTGATTTATGAAGAATTTAAGGGAACTGGTAATATGGAGCTTCATTTGGACCGGAAACTTTCGGAAAAAAGAATTTTCCCAGCAGTGGACATTAATCGATCTGGCACCAGGAGAGAAGAGCTTTTGTTAAGCCAACTGGAATTAGAGACAATATGGCGTATTCGAAGAGCGCTTAGCAACAACTCTGTTCAAGAAGTGACAGAAACAATTATTAAACTGATGACGGATAGCAAGGATAATCGAGAATTTATTGACATGGCTGGTAAAAAGTTGCTATAA
- a CDS encoding dihydrolipoyl dehydrogenase family protein encodes MINREAKVLIIGGGTAGYTCAMECSKQGLETILVEKESVLGGTGFRSGCLPVKFLLDQLKLTRKVEMSGRSLSVDRDALFQKCQQYMEETSQRMEKNLKKNGVQLLWGNGKFLDANTYQVDHPNHSYQIHAEKIVVATGTSPGYPEHIRPDEDKILTHREAVMLNKIPDSLLIIGGEVEGLEFASLFSELGSRVTVLEMMPAFLEGMDEDLKQPLFDRLLKNGVSLKSGCKVAEAEILPEGVKLRAESGEAYLGEKVIVAMSRKPNFPRGLQELEIEIKENRILTNKQCQTSLAPIYAIGDINGRMEMAHTAGQQGLFLGRHLAFNQSIPWEYEALPRAMFTIPENAGAGKQEKELIAEKTPYRKGMAYWKDTWRGGVQPWSQGHIKVLVDDGGILLGVWMTGLDIGEQVGFLGMMIQQKMKVSDIEKHLMVHPTLSEGILQAIGNIQ; translated from the coding sequence ATGATCAATAGAGAAGCAAAGGTTTTAATAATTGGTGGTGGTACAGCTGGCTATACTTGTGCTATGGAATGCAGCAAACAGGGGCTGGAAACAATCTTGGTGGAGAAGGAATCAGTTTTAGGTGGTACTGGTTTTCGATCTGGCTGTCTTCCGGTTAAATTTCTTTTGGATCAGCTGAAGTTAACGAGAAAAGTAGAAATGTCGGGAAGAAGCTTATCGGTGGATAGGGATGCCTTATTTCAAAAATGCCAGCAATATATGGAAGAGACCAGCCAAAGGATGGAAAAAAACCTAAAAAAGAATGGGGTTCAGCTACTTTGGGGAAATGGAAAATTTCTGGATGCCAATACGTATCAGGTAGATCACCCTAATCATTCCTATCAAATCCATGCTGAAAAAATAGTGGTGGCAACGGGAACCAGCCCTGGCTATCCGGAACATATAAGGCCGGATGAGGATAAAATTCTTACGCACAGAGAAGCTGTAATGCTTAACAAAATACCGGATTCCCTGCTTATTATAGGGGGGGAAGTAGAAGGATTGGAATTTGCCTCTTTATTTTCAGAGTTAGGTAGTCGGGTAACGGTGCTGGAGATGATGCCGGCCTTTCTTGAAGGCATGGATGAAGACTTGAAACAACCCCTATTTGACAGGTTGTTAAAAAACGGCGTAAGCTTAAAAAGTGGTTGTAAGGTAGCGGAGGCTGAAATATTGCCTGAAGGTGTCAAGCTCAGAGCAGAATCCGGGGAAGCTTATTTAGGAGAAAAAGTCATTGTAGCCATGTCACGCAAACCTAATTTTCCTAGGGGACTTCAAGAACTGGAGATAGAAATAAAAGAAAACCGTATTCTTACCAATAAACAGTGCCAGACATCTCTGGCGCCTATCTATGCGATAGGGGATATTAATGGACGCATGGAGATGGCACATACCGCCGGACAACAAGGTTTATTTCTCGGCAGGCATTTAGCATTCAATCAATCCATTCCCTGGGAGTATGAAGCTTTACCAAGAGCTATGTTTACCATACCGGAAAATGCAGGGGCGGGAAAACAGGAAAAAGAACTGATAGCTGAAAAAACACCCTACCGTAAAGGGATGGCTTATTGGAAGGATACCTGGCGGGGAGGAGTACAACCCTGGAGTCAAGGACATATAAAAGTATTGGTTGATGATGGGGGGATACTGCTGGGGGTGTGGATGACCGGTTTGGATATTGGTGAACAGGTGGGTTTTCTCGGCATGATGATACAGCAGAAGATGAAAGTGTCAGACATAGAAAAACATTTGATGGTTCATCCTACATTGTCGGAAGGAATCTTGCAGGCAATTGGCAATATCCAATAA
- the fsa gene encoding fructose-6-phosphate aldolase produces MKLFIDTANLDEIREVNRWGVLEGVTTNPSLIAKEQRDFKETVKEIASIVDGPISAEVISLKAEEMVEEAKALVDIHPNIVIKVPMTEEGLKATKLFSEQEIRTNVTLVFSAAQALLAAKAGASFVSPFLGRLDDIGHNGMDLITEISHIFDRHLIDTEIIAASIRRNTHVTEAAAAGAHIATIPYTVFKQMVKHPLTDLGIQRFLKDWENAVK; encoded by the coding sequence ATGAAGTTGTTTATCGATACGGCTAATTTAGATGAAATCAGAGAAGTGAATCGTTGGGGTGTTCTTGAGGGAGTGACCACCAACCCTTCGCTGATCGCCAAAGAGCAAAGGGATTTCAAAGAAACCGTAAAAGAGATCGCTAGCATTGTAGACGGACCTATTAGTGCTGAAGTGATAAGCCTTAAGGCGGAAGAGATGGTGGAAGAAGCAAAGGCGTTAGTGGATATTCACCCGAATATTGTTATTAAAGTGCCTATGACAGAAGAAGGGTTGAAGGCTACCAAGCTATTTTCTGAGCAAGAGATAAGAACCAATGTAACCTTGGTGTTTTCAGCTGCACAAGCATTGCTGGCGGCAAAAGCTGGCGCCTCTTTTGTCAGTCCCTTTCTCGGTAGATTGGATGATATTGGACATAATGGAATGGACCTCATAACCGAAATAAGCCATATTTTCGATAGACATCTTATCGATACAGAAATTATTGCGGCAAGCATTCGTAGAAATACCCATGTCACGGAAGCGGCGGCGGCTGGCGCTCATATTGCAACTATTCCCTACACTGTTTTTAAGCAAATGGTCAAACATCCCCTTACGGATTTGGGTATCCAACGATTTCTAAAAGATTGGGAAAATGCGGTGAAGTAA
- a CDS encoding cold shock domain-containing protein has product MTGKVKWFNAEKGFGFIEREDGDDVFVHFSAIQSDGFKTLDEGQEVEFEVVDGNRGPQAANVTKL; this is encoded by the coding sequence ATGACTGGCAAAGTAAAATGGTTTAACGCAGAAAAAGGTTTTGGATTTATTGAAAGAGAAGACGGTGACGACGTATTCGTACATTTCTCAGCTATCCAGAGTGACGGTTTCAAAACTCTTGATGAAGGTCAAGAAGTTGAGTTTGAAGTAGTGGACGGTAACAGAGGTCCTCAAGCTGCAAACGTAACCAAGCTGTAG
- a CDS encoding 3'-5' exonuclease — MQRIIYDLEFNTAFKIDRKTKQLKKGNAHPECPQEIVEVGAVKLNDEYEVIDSFQIMVKPTLYQRMHPTIQKKTKITREILDSGIFFPEAMKIFKEWIGDDPVQLCSWGMDDYNELKRNCDYHCIVMDLKITWCDVQKMCMKVMEAPKGQQVGLKKAVTHFGITMEERFHSALNDAVYTAKILEALERQKESFENLGLLEGEKIANTN; from the coding sequence ATGCAACGGATTATATATGATTTAGAATTTAATACAGCATTTAAAATAGATCGGAAAACAAAACAGTTAAAAAAAGGGAATGCTCATCCGGAATGCCCGCAGGAAATTGTTGAAGTAGGAGCGGTGAAATTAAACGATGAGTATGAGGTGATAGACAGTTTTCAAATAATGGTAAAACCGACGCTATATCAACGGATGCACCCAACCATACAAAAGAAAACAAAAATTACCAGGGAAATTCTGGATAGCGGGATATTTTTTCCAGAAGCAATGAAAATTTTTAAGGAATGGATAGGTGATGACCCTGTACAACTGTGCTCCTGGGGAATGGACGATTATAACGAACTGAAACGCAACTGCGACTACCATTGCATCGTAATGGACTTGAAAATTACCTGGTGTGATGTTCAGAAAATGTGCATGAAAGTCATGGAAGCACCTAAGGGGCAGCAAGTAGGCTTGAAAAAAGCGGTGACACACTTTGGGATTACGATGGAAGAACGTTTTCATAGTGCTCTGAACGATGCTGTCTATACCGCTAAGATTTTAGAAGCCCTTGAAAGACAGAAGGAATCATTTGAAAACCTGGGTTTATTGGAGGGGGAAAAGATAGCGAATACAAATTAA
- the kce gene encoding 3-keto-5-aminohexanoate cleavage enzyme — protein sequence MEKLIITAALTGAEVTRENQPALPLTPDEIAAEAKACCEAGASILHVHARDEEGNPTQDREVYREIKEKIEASCDAIFQPSTGGAVWHSPEERLQPVELNPEMASLTSGTCNFGSEVFMNTESMMEQFAAMMLERNVKPEIEIFERGFIVNAMKLVKKGLLKEPIHFDFVLGVPGACPATPEDLLAMKNAIPEGSTWTVAGIGRHELPMSVMAILLGGHVRVGFEDNVFYRKGELATSNAQLVERIARISREMGREVATPDEARMILGLKK from the coding sequence GTGGAAAAACTGATTATTACAGCGGCTCTGACGGGGGCTGAAGTGACACGAGAAAACCAACCGGCGTTGCCTTTAACTCCGGATGAAATTGCAGCCGAAGCAAAAGCGTGTTGCGAGGCAGGGGCTTCTATTTTGCACGTGCATGCCAGAGACGAAGAAGGGAATCCTACTCAGGACAGAGAGGTTTATCGAGAAATAAAAGAAAAAATTGAAGCTTCTTGCGATGCTATTTTTCAGCCATCTACGGGCGGGGCAGTTTGGCATAGTCCGGAAGAACGGCTACAACCGGTGGAACTGAATCCAGAAATGGCTAGTCTGACCAGTGGTACCTGTAATTTTGGGTCAGAAGTATTTATGAATACAGAGAGCATGATGGAACAATTTGCAGCAATGATGCTTGAGAGAAATGTGAAACCGGAGATAGAAATCTTTGAAAGAGGATTTATTGTCAATGCGATGAAGTTAGTGAAAAAAGGACTTTTGAAAGAGCCGATTCATTTTGATTTTGTACTGGGAGTACCGGGGGCCTGTCCGGCAACACCGGAGGATTTGCTGGCTATGAAAAATGCCATACCGGAAGGATCTACCTGGACGGTGGCTGGTATTGGCCGTCATGAATTACCGATGTCTGTGATGGCGATTCTTTTAGGTGGTCATGTTCGTGTAGGATTTGAAGATAATGTGTTTTACCGAAAAGGTGAGTTGGCGACTTCTAATGCTCAACTGGTAGAACGGATTGCTCGAATCTCAAGAGAAATGGGTCGTGAAGTGGCAACGCCGGACGAAGCACGAATGATTCTTGGGTTAAAAAAATAG
- the prmC gene encoding peptide chain release factor N(5)-glutamine methyltransferase, whose product MTRIEWIRWAVNELKQSEVQTPILDAEVLMAHLLKVERIQLHMYPELEVDQRTGEEFAELIQRRKQQCPVAYLTEEQEFMGLSFRVTPAVLIPRPDTEILVEAILKWVKNHQKKDLLLADIGTGSGAIAISLAHFEPELQIIATDISQEALEIARNNAKQQQVDHQITFLFGDMIEPIKAQGKKLDAIVSNPPYITQEEMKSLPLSVIGYEPKMALDGGTDGLAPYRIILEEALELLKPGALLAFEMGWKQGEALQILMEQAGLENVRILKDLAGKDRTVIGFKKNWQS is encoded by the coding sequence GTGACAAGGATAGAATGGATTCGATGGGCCGTGAATGAATTAAAACAATCGGAAGTGCAAACTCCCATCCTAGATGCGGAAGTGCTGATGGCACATCTTCTTAAAGTAGAGCGAATACAGCTTCATATGTATCCGGAGCTGGAGGTTGATCAGAGAACAGGGGAAGAATTCGCTGAATTAATTCAAAGAAGAAAGCAACAATGTCCTGTAGCATATTTGACAGAAGAACAGGAATTTATGGGCCTTTCTTTTCGGGTGACACCGGCGGTTCTGATTCCTCGACCGGATACGGAAATTCTGGTGGAAGCTATATTGAAATGGGTGAAAAACCACCAGAAAAAAGACTTGCTATTGGCCGATATTGGGACTGGCAGCGGCGCTATTGCCATAAGCCTGGCTCACTTTGAGCCGGAGCTTCAAATCATAGCGACAGATATTTCTCAAGAAGCCTTAGAAATTGCAAGAAATAATGCAAAACAGCAACAGGTTGATCATCAAATTACTTTTCTTTTCGGAGACATGATAGAACCGATAAAAGCCCAAGGAAAAAAACTGGATGCAATCGTGTCTAACCCACCCTATATTACGCAAGAGGAAATGAAAAGCCTTCCTCTTTCTGTCATTGGTTACGAACCGAAGATGGCCTTGGATGGTGGTACTGACGGACTGGCCCCTTATCGGATTATCTTGGAAGAAGCTTTAGAGCTGTTGAAGCCGGGGGCTCTTCTGGCTTTTGAAATGGGATGGAAGCAAGGGGAAGCATTACAGATATTGATGGAACAGGCAGGATTGGAAAATGTAAGGATTCTCAAAGATTTAGCTGGCAAGGATCGGACAGTAATAGGATTTAAAAAGAACTGGCAATCCTAG